CCGTTTTTCTTCCCATTCATCGACAGTGTAATATGTTTTTAATTCTTTATAGGTATCGATATCTCCGGGATCATATTCCAATACAATACGCCATAACTCATCTTTATACTTTTCGCGCTGCCCCGTTTTCGCATATATTTCTTTTAATTTTTCGCTATACGCCAGTATCAGACCGCGGTAGCCTGTATCGACAAGTTTTCCTTCTTCCAGCAGCTGAATCGCTTCTTCATATCGCTTCATTCGTATACATTCGTCTACATAATATTTTCGGATGTCGCTCAAATCGATATATTTTTTACAATATTCATCAACAGCTTCTTGCGAAAATTTAAGCTGTCTCATAACCTGCAGATGATATTTTGCCCACGTTTTTGCAGCGTATTCATTGATGCAATTTTCTTCGGGATGCAAAAAGGCTTCAACTTGGACCGCTGAAAATACCAGTTTATCCTGTAAAAATTCCTCTTCGGAAAAATCGGAAAAAAGCAGCTCTTCAATATAATCCTGTAAATAGTCGAGCGTATCATCGCTCACAACCAAGCTTTTACATTCCTCATACAGTATTTTTTTTACTTCCGGATCGCACCTTTCCAAAATCGTCTGCAACAGTGTAATACAATCGCAGGCCAATGCTCCGAGCGTACCGTTCGAATCGTCTATCGCGATATTTCCTAATGCTATAAACACGTACCGTATCAGCTGAAGCGCATTGATATATTCTTTGTTGTCAATGATTTCCGTAATCGTTTTTTGCAAAAATTCCGACAGTTCGTTATAAAATCCGCGAGAGTCATAATATGAAATATATCCGTATTTGTCGGCATGGCATATACAAATTCTGTCGATTGCCTGTTTATATATTTTCAAATCATCGCTTGAAATTCCGCAGCGCATTTTTAATTTAAATTGCTGCAAAAGCATCGGATCGTCTGTCAGCACATCGATCAAAAACGCCCTGATATCCTCACTATCGGTATTGTCAACAAGTTCTTTTATCGAAAAAGCCGCACAGGATTCATTACTGCTCGCCGTCTTATTTTTATCATTTTTAAAAGCAGCATTTTCCATCTTGTTCATAATACTCCAAACCTCGATGCAATATTTCATCATCGAATAATTTTTTCCAATCCATGATTACGGTATAGTATACAAAAAAAGGGATTGTCAATATGTCGTTTCAGTAATACGATCAAGCTCGCAAAAACTTTATAAATCCGACAAGTAACGAAATACAATAACAAATTATCGCAATGTAAATGGCGATGTTTTTTTCTTTGATTCTTTTATAAGCCTTTTCATCCTTTACTATTACAAACAATATAAAAATCAATGCCGCCGGTATGATATTCATTTCAATATAGTTCATCAGCGCTTTCATATTATTTCCTGAATCAATATTTTATTGGAAATTTCCTTAAATTATTAATAATTATTAATATTACGTAGTATACAATCCGCCCTCTTAAAACGGTTCCAGAGGCACGAAACGTTTATATGGTTTTCCATCGCTTATTTTTGCTTCTTCAATAAATATTCTGTCTTTATTGCCGATTGAATCCATAAAAAATTCATATCGCGTATAGGTCTCACCTCCGTATCGGTAATCGTAGAATTCCATATATCTGCTGTATGTTCCGCGCTTATTGGTATAAAACACAAATCCGGCAGTTCCCGCTTCCGGTTTCGGCGTTCTATTATTTGGATACATTTTGTAGATATCAGAAATTTTATAATTATTCGGATCCCATATTATTCCATTCTGAGCTTTCGGATCAAACCCGTTTTCAAGCGCAGCTTTCCCCGCATAAAAGCCGCACGTTGTATTTGCATCATAGAAAATAAGATTATAGAGCCGAGAAGCGAATATTCCATTGATAATCCATAAAATACAACCAACTGAAAAAATCAAGTCATTGTGATACATTCCACCGAGACACATGATCGACAATGTCGGCAGAGTTACAATAAAATATCCCCATTTTTCTCGTATTCTCATATTCACTTTTTTATTATAATAACGGGCGCTCTCTTTTTCCAGCCGCATTGCGCTTTTAGCTTTCGGGTGCTACACTGTGCGTATGAATTACGGATTTTTTCGTACGGCGGCGGCGAGTCCCGAAACCGTCGTTGCGGACTGCACGGCAAATGCAAATCGCATCATAGACGCATGCAAAAAAGCGGATGCACAGGGCGCATCTCTCATCGTATTTCCCGAACTCGCCGTAACGTCATATTCGTGCGGCGATCTCTTTTTGCAAACGACGCTCCAAGAGGCGGCGATCCGCGAAACGGAGCGCATCGCAAAAAAGACGGCTTCCCTTCCGATTCTCATCGCAGTCGGTCTTCCATTCGCATCCGGCCGATTGCTGTACAACTGTGCGGCTTTTATCTTTGCCGGAAAAATCCTCGCGCTCGTGCCGAAAACTTATCTTCCGAACAGCGGAGAATATTCCGAACGGAGATGGTTTTCGCCGAAAAAAAATATCGATGCCGAAACGGTATATTTTTCGAAAGCACATCCGGCCGTTCCGTTCGGATGCGATATCATTATCTCGGATGCGGACGACGAACGCTGTGCAATCGCTTTGGAAATAGGCGAAGACCTTCGGGCGCCCGTACCGCCCTCTTCATACCACGCGCTTTCGGGCGCCGCGATTATCGCAAATCTTTCGGCGACGTCGGAAACGGTCGGCAAAGCCGAATACCGCAGGCTCCTCGTCAAAAGTCAGTCGACACGTACGCTGTGCGCCTATGTCTATGCCGATGCGGGACACGGGGAATCGACGCAGGACGCCGTATTCGCTTCTCACAAGATCATCGCCGAAAACGGAGAAATCATCGCCGAATCGAAATCGTTCGACGATACAATTTGTTTTGCCGATATCGATATCGAGCGGCTCGCTTCGGAGCGGCGAAGAGAGACGACGTTTTCGGACGCTGCGGCAAACGCAAATACGCGGCCGTACCGAAAAGTTTCCGTCGACCTTTTGTCACGCGCAAAAACTTTTTCCGAAAAAGCGCCGCTTTTCCGAACGATCGATGCTTCGCCTTTTGTTCCGAACGACGAAAGCGGGCAAAGCGAACGGTGGAACGACATACTTACCGTACAGGCCGAAGGGCTTGCAAAACGGATGCGCCACACGGGCATAAAAAATGCCGTGATCGGTCTTTCGGGCGGACTCGATTCGACGCTCGCCCTCCTCGTCACCGTCCGTGCATTCGGTCTTTGCGGTTTAAATGCGAGCGGGATTCACGCGATTACGATGCCCTGCTTCGGCACGAGCGACAGGACTTACCGAAACGCATGCGCACTCGCAAAGGAAACGGGAGTCGCCCTCACGGAGATCAACATCGCCGAAGCGGTGCGCGTCCACTTCCGCGACATCGGTCAGGATGAAAGTATACGCGATGCCGCGTACGAAAACGCGCAGGCGCGGGAGCGCACGCAAGTGCTCATGGATATCGCGAACAAGATAAACGGCATCGTCGTCGGCACGGGCGATCTGTCGGAACTCGCGCTCGGCTGGTGTACATACAACGGAGACCATATGTCCATGTACGGCGTCAATGCTTCGGTTCCGAAAACCCTCGTCCGTCGATTGGTGCGATTTTGCGCGGACAGTACGGACAATAAAAATCTTTCGTCTGTCTTAAACGATATCCTCGCTACTCCGGTGAGTCCCGAACTGCTTCCTTCCGAACGGGGCAAGGTTTCGCAAAAAACCGAAGACATACTCGGTCCCTACGAACTCCACGATTTCTTTTTGTACTATATGCTGCGCTTCGGTTTTTCGCCCGCAAAAATTTTATTTCTCGCGGACAAAGCCTCTCTCCCGTACACGCACGAAGAAAAACTCCGCACGCTCCGCATATTTTATAAACGCTTTTTTTCGCAGCAGTTTAAGCGTTCGTGCATGCCCGACGGCGCAAAAGTCGGCTCGATAAGTCTCTCCCCGCGGAGCGACTGGCGTATGCCGAGCGACGCAAGCGCCGCCCTATGGCTTACGGAAATCGATTCGCTGAAATAATATGCTGAGCTACCGGCACGCTTTTCACGCGGGAAATCACGCTGACGTTTTCAAGCACACGCTCCTCGTCATGCTGCTCGAACGCTTTAACGCAAAAGAAACGCCGTATACCGTCATCGACACGCACGCAGGATCCGCGCGCTACGATTTGAATGACGAGCGTGCACTGAAAACGCTCGACGCGCAAAGCGGAATTTTAAAATTGCTCGAATCGATTCCGCACGCAAAGGAAGCGCGGCTGCCCGGCAAATCGTCCGACGAAGCGGCTCGATACGTGGAAGCACAGTCCTCCGATCGCGGGCAGCCTGTCCCGGAGTCATCCGCAATATCGCGTGACGATTCGCAGCCGTCGCATAAATCATCCGAGTCGGTTTTACGGGAATTACGTTCGAGAGAGTGCCGAAGCGATTTTATCGATTTTCAAAAATATCTTCTCTTTGCAAAAGTCTGCCTCGATGCGGGCTTTTATCCGGGCTCTCCGGAAATCGAGCGCGCTTTTATGCGGGCAAAAGACTGTCTCATACTCTCCGAACTGCACCCTGATGAAATCGGCGCGCTGCAGCGCAATATGCGCTTAAACGCCGCAAATGCCGAAAACGCGCCTGCGGTGCACATCCATCATCGGGACGGATTCGAAGCGCTCCGCGCGCTCACGCCGCCGAAAACGAAGCGCGGCATAGTGTTTTGCGATCCGAGTTATGAAGATGCGTCCGACTGGGAGCGGACGGCAAACGCGCTTATCGAAACGCATAAACGCTGGGCAGGTGCGACGCTTGCACTTTGGTATCCGCTCGTCGCGGTAAAAAAAATCGAACGGGATGCGATGAAGCAAAAAATAATCGCCGGAATAAAAGGATGGAAAACGGAAAGAGGCATACTCGATGCGGAGCTATGCGTAAACACCGAAAACTCGCACAGGGAATCGGCATTGAAAGACGTAAATCATTCCGAACCGCCGCGCCTCTACGGAAGCGGTATGCTCGTCGTCAATCCTCCGTGGAAGATAGACGACGAACTCGCAGTCGTACTTCCGTATCTTGCCGAAACACTCGGCAAGAACAACACGGGTTCATACGAAATTAATAATTATTAAAACCAAAAGCGCAAACCGACGCTGCTCGGAAAGTACACGGGAACACCGAACACGCCGTTCGCACTGCCGTCCTCTCCGAACGCAAACTGCAGCTCGGGCTGAATCGCCTGCTGCACGTAGAGCTCCAAAAAGCCGTCGGCAAAAAACCAGTTCATACCGGCAACGGCTCGCGGACCGGTCGACAAATAAAAGTTTTTCCCGTTAACGCTGAAATCCGTTCTTATAGTTCCTCCGAGACCCCAAAACCAATGCCACAATCCTATGATTTCGGGATTCATAAACCAATAGTCGGCGGTAAGCTGAAGACCGAGCCGCGCGGTCACAACGGGGGTGTCGTCCGATTTTACGTAAGTATACGGGGCTATAATGTTGAGAGCGCCCGCAAAATAGAGCGGAATGTCGTCGAACTTTGCGGAACATGCAAGCCCCCATACAGGCGGCGTAATGCGAGGCGCGGCAACAGGATCGAAGTTCAGCTGCGGGCCGACCCCCGTCGCAAACACTCCCGCGCTTGCGGATAAAAGTGCAGCTGCAAAAAGAGCAGTCAATTTCTTTTTCATAGATTCCTCCATAATTTTTTTTCAGGAAGCGGTAACTTCCGAAAGAGCTTTCGAAAATCATAACAGTTTTTATCGAGCGGGTCAAATATGCCGCTCGCCGTCCGCCTCTACGACGTTGTAAATTTCCTCGGAGTATGCAGCCCCGCCTTTCGCCTGATCCCTGCCGAAGCGATCTATTGATTTTTCTTTTTCAGTTCATCGAACTTTGCGATCATCGTCGGATTTCCTTTTGTGAGCTTTTTTATCGACAGATCGTCGGCTTTGTCGTTTGCGAGGCGCAGGTTATTTTCGCTGCCGATCAGCGCATCTTTAATTTTATTCAAATGCGCTATCGATTTATCGATCTCTTCGATTGCGGTTTTGAATTTTTCGCTTGCCAAACGGTAATTTCTGCCGAAGCTGTCTTTAAACTCCGTCAGCTGATCTTCAAAATGAGTGATATCGAGCGATTGATTTTTTGCTGTCTGAAGCTGTTTTTGATATTCCAACGAATGCTTCGCCGCGTTGCACAAGAGCGTTATGAGCGGGATAAAAAACTGAGGCCGGATCACATACATTTTTTCAAACTTGTGCGAAACGTCAACGATGCCGTTATTATACAGATCGTTATCTTTTTCAAGCAATGACACGAGAACCGCATATTCGCATTTTTTTTCTTTTCTGTCCTTATCGAGCTCTTTAAAAAACGCTTCGTTCGTGTGCTTTGTCGCAGTTTCATCGGCTTCATTTTTCATCTCGAACATGATCGATATGTATTCAAAACCGTCCGCAGAATCGCGGAAAATAAAATCGCCTTTCGATCCGGACGATTTCGACACCGCGTTGTCTTTTTCAAAATAAGCGCCGGGCATGACGGGACGGAGATATTGTTCGAAAGAATTTTTGCAATGCGCTTCGAGCGTTTCTCCGATCATCTTCGTCGAAAGCTTCGCTTTCAAATCTTTATAATACGCAATCTGTTCGTCTTTATCTTTCAGCTGAGCTTCAAAAGTCTGCTTCATGCCGTCTTCTTTCAGTTTTGCTTTATCATTCGCTTTTTCAAGTTCATTCGATAATTTTTGAAGCGCGAGAGTTTTTTCGTTTTCAACCTTTTCGATCTTTAATTGATTTTGCGATTCGCTGCTCGCAATTTTTTGTTTCAGCTCGGCGATTTCCGAATCCTTTTTCGCAGTGATTTCGGTTATCGCCGATTTTTTTGCTTCTTCGAACGATGAAAGCTTCATCTGTAAATCGGCAATTTGTTTATTTAACGCGATCTCCAATTCGTGCCGCTCTTTTTGCGAATCCGAAACCGACTGCGTCCTCACCTTTTCAATTTGCGCTTGCAAATCGGCTTTTTCTTTTTGTCTTTCGAGTTCGAATTCGACTTTCGCCTGCTTGAGTTTTTCGAGGTATATTTTATCGGCTCCTTTCGAAAGAGCGGCTTCAAGCGAACTCGTATCGACCGAATTTATATCCGAAAGATCGATAAAATCACCCTTTTGCGCGTCTTCATCCAAAACCAATTTATTTTTGCTTTCAACCGTTACGCGAATCTTTTTCACTGTCCGCCTCCCGTAAAACCGCACACAGACAATACGCAAATATAAGTATATATTCAAAAGCGAATCGCGTCAAAAGAGTTGACCGCTTCGATTTTTTTCGATATAGTAGATAATCGTATCGGTTTTACCGGTACGTTTCGGGCTATAGCGCAGCTGGTTAGCGTACAAGTCTGGGGGACTTGGGGTCCCGGATTCGAATTCCGGTAGCCCGACAAAAAAGGCGGAATCGAGATTTTAATAAATTTCCGATTCCGCCTCATTTTTATTAACCCGATTTTGTTAAACGCTTTTTTACTTTGTTATAAGGGTTACCGTAACGGGGATCGACGCATCAACGCTTTCTCCGCGCATGAGCTTGAGCGCCGTCTGTACGGCGGTCTTTCCCATTTCAGCAGGAAGCTGAGCGACCGTCGCCGCCATGCGGCCGTCTTTTACGGCGGCAAGGGCATCGTCGGTCGCATCGAATCCTACGATAACGATATTTTTTCCGGCGGCCGCCGCAGCTTCAAGCGCACCGAGCGCCATCTCATCGTTATGCGCGAAAATACCTTTTATATTCGGATTTCCCTGCAAAATATTTTCGGTCACGGACATTCCCTCTACGCGATTAAAATTCGCCGTAAGGCTTGCAACGACGTTCGCCTTTCCGTCAACGGCTTCGTGGAAACCTTTACCTCTGTCGATTGCGGCGGAAGAACCCGGAATTCCCTGAAGTTCCGCGATATCCGCATCCGATCCGGTGAGTTGTAAAAGATATTCCCCCGCCATCTTCGCTCCTGCGACATTGTCCGATGCGATCTGACAGGCTACGCTTTCGCCGATAACCGCGCGGTCTACCGAAATCACGGCAATTCCGGCTTTTTTTGCGGCGGCAACGGCCGGTGCGATCGCGGAAGAGTCTACGGGATTGACGATAATCACGCGAACTTTTTTCGACACGAGGTCTTCGATATCGCTCGCTTGTTTTACAACGTCATCGCCCGCATCCACGACCGTCAGCTCGATCCCCTGCCCCGCAGCTTCCTGCTTTGCTCCTTCTACGAGCGTCACGAAAAACGGATTGTTCTGTGTCGATACGGCAAGCCCCACCGTATTTTTAGCCTGCTGTTTTGCGCAGCCTCCCAGCAATAACGCGGAAAGCGCAATAAGACCCAACACCTTTTTCATACAACCTCCTGATATGAGATAAAACAAATTCCCGCTTTACCATGTACGTACGATCTAATCGTCCGCGCAAGTTGCAAAGCGTTCACACCGTTTAGAAAAAAATCCAAACCCGAACGACAATCTGCCTGCCGAATTTCCGCCCTGCGAATCAGCGTTTACGATCGGACAGGACGGCGAGCAGAATAACTGCAGCTTTTGCAACTTGCTGATAGTATGCGGAAATGCCGAGTATATTCATGCTGTTGTTGAGCGTCGCGATAATCAGCGCGCCCGTAATTGTCCCCAATATCCTCCCGCGTCCGCCGCTCATACTCGTTCCGCCCAACGCGACGGCGGCGATCGCATCAAGTTCGTAGCCCTGCCCCATCGTAGGCTGCGCGCTTCCGAGCCGCGAAACGATTATCAATCCCGCAAGCGACGCCATCAATCCCGAAAGACCGTATACGATCATCTTCGTTCTGCCTATTGCAACCCCTGCAAGAGCCGCCGCTTTACTGTTGCTTCCTATAGCGTAAATCTTTCGTCCGAGAACCGTTGCATGGAGCATAAAATAAAATCCCGCAAATAAAACAAAGAGGATTATTACGGGAATAGGAATACCGACGAAGCTTCCTTTGCCCAGCCCTTCCAAAAGACGGCTGCTTCCCAAAGCGGAAATCGGACGGCCTTTACTGAAAATCATCGTCGCGCCGCGGTATGCGGTCATTGAAACCAACGTCGCAATAAACGGCTGGAGCCTTCCCTTTACGATCATAATACCGTTCAGTATTCCGAGTACGATTCCGATCGCAAGCGCTGTAAGCATCGCAAGCGGTGCGGAAAATCCTCCCTTGATCATTCCCGCACACAATATCGCCGAAAGACACAGCGTCGAACCGACGGATAAATCTATTCCGCCGGTAAGGATTACGCAGGTCATTCCGAATGCAATGAGTCCGTTTATCGCAGACTGCCGCAACAGAGAAAGTACATTGCCGACGGAACGGAATTCCGGACTGATTATACACACGGCAATAACAAGGAGCAACAGCGCGATCTGCGCGCCGTAATCCTCAAATTTTTTCGCCGTCTCTCGAAAGTCAATCATGCAGCGAGCCTCCTGTCGCAAGCGTCATTATCTTATCTTGTGCGGCATCGCGGCGTTCAAGCAGGCCGGCAGCTTTTCCGTCGTGTATGACTAAAATCCTATCGCTCATGCCTAAAACTTCCGGCAATTCGGAAGAAACCATGACGACGGCAGCGCCGCCCTCCGCGAGTTTTGTGATTATCGAATAAATTTCCTGCTTTGCGCCGACATCGACGCCGCGCGTGGGTTCGTCGAGTAAAAGAATTTTCGGCTTCGTATACAGCCACTGTGCAAAGACGACCTTTTGCTGGTTACCGCCGCTGAGATTTCCGCATATATGCTCGCCGCCGGTACACTTTATGCCGAAATTCCGAATCGCTTCTTCGCTGAGCTGCGTTTCTTTTTTGCGGTTTAAAAAAATACGAAAATTCGTTATAGTCGGAAAATTCGGCAGATCGAGATTGCAGGTGATCGAATTTTCCAGCATCAACCCTTCGTCTTTTCTGTCTTCCGTGATAAACGCCATTCCCAGTTCAATCGCTTTTGCAGGACAGTGATTTTTCAGCGGCACTTCTTCTCCGTCGATAAAAATTTTGCCGCCGTCCGCACGGTAACTTCCGAAGATCGTCTTCATAATCTCCGACCGCCCCGCACCCATGAGCCCCGCAATTCCGAGAATTTCGCCCGCCCTGACTTCAAACGAAATATCGGAAAACATATCTTTTTTTGAAAGCGAACGAACTGCAAGGCGGGTTTTACCGAACGGGATATTCTTTTTTTGAAACAGATTCCCCAGCGGCCGGCCGATCATCATCCGTATGAGCGCATCCGGAGTTGTCCCCTCAGCGGGCACCGTACCGGCGTATGTGCCGTCGCGCATGACGGTAATCCTATCGCAAATTTTGAATATTTCGTCCATGCGGTGAGAGATGTACACAAAAGCTACGCCCTTGTCTTTCAATATGCGGATAACCGAAAAAAGCTTTTCGACTTCAGTTTCCGTCAGCGCCGCCGTCGGTTCGTCGAGAATGATAACTTTTGCATTTCCCAGCAACGCTTTCGCGATTTCGACGATCTGTCTTTGACCTACGGAAAGCGAAGCGAGCGGCGTAAGCGGATTAAGTTCGACTCCCAAAGTGTCCAAAACGCGCTGCGTTTGCCGTCTCATCGCTTTTTTGTCAAGCACGCCGAATTTTCCGAATATTTCACGCCCCAAAAATATATTTTCTTCGATGTTCATATCGGGAAAAGTATTGAGTTCCTGATAGACAAAACTTATTCCCGCTTTTTCCGCCTCTTTGGGATTCGCAAACGAAACTTCTTTGCCGTCGATATACAGTACACCCGCATCTTTCGTATGGACGCCGGTGAGTATCTTCATCAACGTCGATTTTCCGGCACCGTTTTCTCCCATAAGGGCGTGAACTTCGCCGGACATAAGGGAAAATTCGGCATTATCAAGAACAAGAGCGTTTCCGAAATGCTTTTTTATGCCCTGCATTACGATATGCATCTGCACGCCCCTTCCGCCGCCCGCCTAAAATATACAAGCCGATTGTACGATGATATTCGCATACGGGCTCGCTTCCCCGCTCCGCACGACAGCCTTGCACGATAAAAGTTTTTTTTTGAATTCTTCATGCGGCATAAAATCCGTCCTGACACCGGGCAAAAGCGTTTGAATTTCTTTGAGCACGGCAGGATTTTTTGCGCGTATCTCTTCCGCTAAAAAAATCCTTTCGACTCTCATATCGTTTACGACGGCTTTAAGAACCCGAACAAAATCCGGCACACCTTTTTCAAGCGAAACGTCGATCAATTCCGTTTCGTCGGGGCACGGAAGCCCGCAGTCGCTTATGCAGATTGTGTCGGTATGCCGCATATAGGACAATACCCTGGAGATATCGCTGTTCAAAATCCCTGATTTTTTCATATCCGCCTCAGTTAATCGATTACGTAATCGATTAACTACATTAAATGATAGCATGAACAACAAAAGTTGTCAAATTTTTTAGAAAATTCTTTTACACGATTCGCGGATTATCAAATGCGGTTCAAGAATAATTTTTTTTATATCGCGGCTTGAGTTTTCAACCTTTTGCAGCAGACGTTCGGTCGCAATCTCGGCAATTTCTTCTATAGGCTGCGCAATCGTCGTCAGCGTCGGCGATACGACGGCGGAAAGTTCCGTATTGTCGAATCCTATGACGGAAATATCGTCGGGAACGCGTACGCCGTATGCAGCGGCGGTATGAATAAATCCGATCGCCATCATATCGTTGCACGCGAACACCGCCTGCGGCATTTCCGAAAGAAGATGCAAGTGTAAAAATGCATCCCTTCCTCCGCTGTAATGAAAGTCGCCGCCGCATACGAACTTCTCATCGAATGCAATACCGTTTTCTTCAAGCGCCCTCTTAAAACCCGCCGTACGCTGCATACTCGAAGAAATTCCCGCGGGTCCCGTTATGCAGCCGATCTTCGTAAATCCGAGTCCGATCAAATAGGACGCAGCATCGTAACCGCCCTTTTCATTGTTTACGATTATATTGTCGGCCGAACCGTGATGCACATCGCGGTCGACGATAACCGCAGGAACCGAAGCCGTTTCGCATTTTCGAATATCGCCGCCCGCCCCGTTGCTCGATATAAATATAACTCCGTCAACTTGTTTGGAAATCAGCATATCGATGTAATACGACTGCTGCGCGGCGTTGTTGTCCGTATTGCACAAAATTATATTGTAGCCCAATGAAAAACAAACTCTGTCTACGGCGCGCGCGATTTCAGCAAAAAAAGTATTCGTACAGTCGGGCACGATAAGCCCCAACGATTTTGATGCCCCGCCCCGCAGTCTCCGTGCGGCGACATTCGGCTTATAATTCAGTTCCCGTACCGCCATCGCCACTTTTGACCGCAAATCGTCGCTCACATAACGCGTATTGTTAAACACGTGAGAGACCGTCGCAGTAGAAACTCCGGCACGCTTTGCTACTTCATAGATCGTAGGATTCATCGCATAGGAATTTACCTCATAATTTTTATTTTTACAAGATAAGATACAGTCGATCGGCACGCATTCGGCGACAGGCATTCGTCGTACAACGTTATCTTTTCCAACCTCCGACACTCTTGTCGGCGACGATTTTATTTGACGATTTTAAAATATATCGATATAGTATAAGTATTGCAG
This Treponema socranskii subsp. buccale DNA region includes the following protein-coding sequences:
- a CDS encoding LacI family DNA-binding transcriptional regulator yields the protein MNPTIYEVAKRAGVSTATVSHVFNNTRYVSDDLRSKVAMAVRELNYKPNVAARRLRGGASKSLGLIVPDCTNTFFAEIARAVDRVCFSLGYNIILCNTDNNAAQQSYYIDMLISKQVDGVIFISSNGAGGDIRKCETASVPAVIVDRDVHHGSADNIIVNNEKGGYDAASYLIGLGFTKIGCITGPAGISSSMQRTAGFKRALEENGIAFDEKFVCGGDFHYSGGRDAFLHLHLLSEMPQAVFACNDMMAIGFIHTAAAYGVRVPDDISVIGFDNTELSAVVSPTLTTIAQPIEEIAEIATERLLQKVENSSRDIKKIILEPHLIIRESCKRIF